The genomic DNA CGTCCATGCTTCCACACCGCGTTCGCTTTACAAGATGTTTCCCAAATCCATCGAAGTTCAGATGATGCACGAAAATGCCGGCGACTTCTGGGTAATTGTGGAAGACATTGAAGTCGACAACATGGTTGAACGCCGCGGTCCTGAAGAAGACTGGGGCATCGTAGAAGGGAAAGCGCGCCGGATTCTGAACCTCACAGACGGATCCGAGCGTCCACTTGGCGAATGGAATACCATGGTGATTGAGACCGTAGACAACACACTACGCGTGTGGCTTAACGGCGAACTTGTCAATGATGGATACAATGCGACCGTACACCGCGGACAAATTGCGTTGCAGGCGGAAGGCGCCGAGGTTGAATTCAGGAAGGTGCTGCTAACACCAATTGAGACGCTAACTGAACGTTAGAAAACACAAAAGGCTCACAGCAGGCTACTCAAACGCCTTCAACACTTCGCGGGTTAGATCCCAACGGTTGAATCCCTGCCGGCCAAAGTCGAGTCCCCTGCGCACAATTACCAGGTCGTGCGAGGGCACCACAACCACGTACTGGCCGCGGTTGCCGGCCGTTGCGTAGGCATCAGCTGGCACATCGGTTCGATCATCCGGCACAAGCCACCATTGGCCACCGTAGAATTTGCCGTCATCCGCCGTAGCCGGCGCAGGCGTTCGCGTAAACGCGATCCACTCCGGTGAGATCAACTGCTCGCCGTTCCACATACCGCCATTCAAATACAGCAATCCAAAACGCGCCAGGTCTCTGGCATTGGTGTATATCTGGCTACTCATGATAAAGTCTCCAAACCTGTCAACACCAGGAATTGTGTTGCGCATGCCTATTTTATCAAAAAGCGCAGTCCGCGGAAATTCGAGATAGGTTTGGTCGTCGCCCAGGGCGCGCTTCATCGCATACAATCCAAGTAGCGTATCGTAGTTCTCATAATCCCAATTGGTGCCCGGTGCCCTGATCAATGCCCGGTTGCGCGCGCCGCGAATCGAGCTTGCGCCGGCCCAGTACGACAGCCCTGATCCTGTGGCGTATTCGAGTCCGTTGTCAACCGGATACAGGCCACTCGACATGTTCAACACGTGGCGCAGCGTAATCGCATTGCGTGGGTCAGCATCTGCCGCATCAGCTTCGGGCAGCCAGTCTATATCCATCGGTTCATCAAGCGACATTTTGCCTTGATCAACCAGCATCCCGATTAAGGTCACCGCAAT from Bacteroidota bacterium includes the following:
- a CDS encoding serine hydrolase — protein: RPGLGCVMMAPDQTFEDVADLPALQLPPLPGDPATVSWPDGDLVTAAPLPAGINRDVLQAASNWSFDRAMHGTTEQVTLSLLVVHQGQIIHERYAPGVDHLTKTRTWSTAKSIAVTLIGMLVDQGKMSLDEPMDIDWLPEADAADADPRNAITLRHVLNMSSGLYPVDNGLEYATGSGLSYWAGASSIRGARNRALIRAPGTNWDYENYDTLLGLYAMKRALGDDQTYLEFPRTALFDKIGMRNTIPGVDRFGDFIMSSQIYTNARDLARFGLLYLNGGMWNGEQLISPEWIAFTRTPAPATADDGKFYGGQWWLVPDDRTDVPADAYATAGNRGQYVVVVPSHDLVIVRRGLDFGRQGFNRWDLTREVLKAFE
- a CDS encoding DUF1080 domain-containing protein, which encodes MPEAYLPTQTASRHLFNGHDLSGWHADVPAADSLDGLPPSFFVRNGYLVSAGEPRGHLISDEVFQNYRLEVQYRFTGEPGNSGVLVHASTPRSLYKMFPKSIEVQMMHENAGDFWVIVEDIEVDNMVERRGPEEDWGIVEGKARRILNLTDGSERPLGEWNTMVIETVDNTLRVWLNGELVNDGYNATVHRGQIALQAEGAEVEFRKVLLTPIETLTER